A region from the Thalassophryne amazonica chromosome 2, fThaAma1.1, whole genome shotgun sequence genome encodes:
- the LOC117500847 gene encoding gastrula zinc finger protein XlCGF57.1-like, producing MQQLSISKEDFLLEQHKWNLSLDQEDTKPPNVKEEQDNLWISHDEEQLHQLEETDFTKLPFTIVPVKIENDDENPQSSQVYQNQTIEGTEGDLVASSTTEHITLKIETEVQDCQGSQHASSSEPYSQLQAGTDSRNSDCSETETDDSYEWKQTRELDSGLTCLKNSDVSVSSNNCTFTTRQFSCTEYGKTFAYKIDFKQHNRTLPSEKPVNCLGCSECGKRCRNESHLNTHMRIHTGEKPFNCLECGKAFRVKFQLNLHLRTHTGEKPFGCPACGKRFTKKYILNKHMRIHTGEKPFECIECGKRFRERGHLNRHVRVHTGEKPFDCLACGKTFRENDHLNIHMRIHTEEKPFGCSECLKRFAKKIDLDKHMRSHTGEKPYSCAECDKRFKEKSNLNAHMRIHTGEKPFSCSECGERFRVEGTLHNHMRIHTGEKPFGCLDCGKRFKGKGDLNQHKRIHSGERRFVCSECGNRFREKHSLSAHMTIHTGQKPFACSVCGERFRVEGTLHNHIRIHTGEKPFCCLECGKTFRVKSDLNKHKRIHTGEKPYVCSECGKRFTQKGNLNQHIIIHTGEKPFSCSDCGKRFTQKGHLNQHMTVHTKEKSLALLSVVTDL from the coding sequence ATGCAGCAGCTGTCGATAAGTAAAGAAGACTTTCTTCTTGAGCAGCACAAGTGGAATTTGAGCCTGGACCAGGAGGACACAAAGCCACCAAATGTTAAAGAAGAGCAGGATAACCTCTGGATAAGTCACGACGAGGAGCAACTTCACCAGCTGGAGGAGACTGATTTCACTAAATTACCTTTTACTATTGTCCCTGTTAAgattgaaaatgatgatgaaaatccCCAGTCTTCACAGGTTTATCAAAACCAAACCATTGAAGGCACAGAGGGAGATCTTGTAGCCAGCAGCACAACTGAACACATCACATTGAAAATAGAAACAGAAGTACAGGACTGCCAAGGTTCACAACATGCCAGCAGCTCAGAGCCATACAGTCAATTACAAGCAGGTACTGATAGCAGGAATTCAGACTGTTctgaaactgagactgatgatAGTTATGAGTGGAAGCAGACCAGGGAACTTGATTCAGGGTTAACCTGTCTAAAAAACAGTGATGTATCCGTCAGTAGTAACAATTGTACCTTTACAACACGACAGTTTAGCTGCACTGAATATGGAAAAACATTTGCTtacaaaattgattttaaacaacaCAACAGAACACTACCAAGTGAAAAACCAGTAAATTgtcttggctgttctgagtgtggtaaaagatgtagaaatgaaagccatttgaatacccacatgagaattcacacaggagaaaaaccatttaATTGTCTTGAATGTGGTAAAGCCTTTAGAGTAAAGTTCCAGCTGAACTTACACTTGAGaactcatacaggagagaaaccatttggctgtcctGCATGTGGCAAAAGATTTACCAAAAAGTacatcctgaacaaacacatgagaattcatactggagagaaaccatttgaatgcattgagtgtggtaaaagatttagagAAAGGGGTCATCTGAACAGGCATGTCAGAgttcacacaggagagaaaccttTTGACTGTCTTGCATGTGGTAAAACATTTAGAGAAAATGACCATCTTAAcatacacatgagaattcatacagaagAAAAACCGTTTGGTTGTTCTGAGTGTTTGAAAAGATTTGCAAAAAAGATTGATTTGGACAAACACATGAGaagtcatacaggagagaaaccatataGCTGTGCTGAGTGTGATAAAAGATTTAAAGAAAAGTccaatttgaatgcgcacatgagaattcatacaggagagaaacccttttcttgttctgagtgtggtgaaAGATTTAGAGTGGAAGGTACCCTGCACAACCACATGAGGATTCACacgggagagaaaccatttggctgtttggATTGTGGCAAAAGATTTAAAGGAAAGGGGGATCTGAACCAACACAAGAGAATTCATTCAGGAGAGCGacgatttgtctgttctgagtgtggtaatcgGTTTCGAGAAAAACATAGTTTGAGCGCACACATgacaattcatacaggacagaaaccatttgcctgttctgTTTGTGGTGAAAGATTTCGAGTGGAAGGTACCCTGCACAACCATATCAGAATTCATACGGGAGAGAAGCCATTTTGCTGTTTGGAGTGTGGTAAAACATTTAGAGTGAAGAGCGACCTGAACAAACACAAGAGGATTCATACGGGAGAGAAACCatatgtctgttctgagtgtggtaaaagatttacaCAGAAGGGAAATTTGAACCAACACATCATAATTCATACGGGGGAGAAACCGTTTAGCTGTTCTGACTGTGGTAAAAGATTTACACAAAAGGGCCATCTGAACCAACACATGACAGTTCATACCAAAGAGAAATCTTTAGCTCTTTTGAGCGTGGTAACGGATTTATAG